The Neisseria animaloris genome segment TGAATATTAAAGCACAGCACCCCTGTTTCTTCGGAGGCGATTAAAGCATGGATACGGAATACTGGCAAGCGGGCGGTAAGCCGAATGTTGGTTTTCAGACGGCCTGATTATTTCTTATGCTTCAAATGATAGATTTGGGCTACGGCATCAACCAAACCGCTGTCTTGCGATGTGGCTTTGTTGAGCGTGCGTGTGGGCGAGTGCAGCAGCTTGTTGGTGAGCTGCACGGAAAGTCGTTCCAACACTTCTTCGGGCGGAGTGCCTTTTGCCAGTTGTTTCATCGCGTTTTCAAGCACGTAACGGCGGGCACGTTCGCCTTCGTCGCGCAGGGCGAGAATTAAGGGAACGCTTTGGCGGCTTTGTTGCCATTCGATGAATTCGGCCACTTTTTCCTCAACCATCGTTTCGGCTTCGGCGGCGGCTTTCTGGCGGGCTTCTTTGCCAGTTTGGACGATATTCATCATATCATCCACTGTATAAAGATAAGCGTCGTTTAACTCGCCCACTTCGGCTTCGATGTCGCGGGGTACGGCAAGGTCAAGCATAAAAACCGGCATATGGTGGCGTTTCTTGAGTGCGCGTTCCACCATGCCTTTGCCGACGATGGGTAATTGGCTGGCGGTGGATGATACGATGACATCGTAGTCGTGGAGAATATCGGGTAATTCGGCTAACAGGCAGGGTTCGGCATTGACACCGAGTTTTTCGCACAATTCCTGTGCACGCGGCAAAGTGCGGTTGGCAACGGTCATCAGTTTGGGATTACGGGCGGCAAAATATGTGGCCACCAGCTCAATCATTTCGCCCGCTCCGATAAACAACACATTTA includes the following:
- the hemA gene encoding glutamyl-tRNA reductase, encoding MQLTAVGLNHQTAPLGIREKLAFAAAGLPDAVSALKTSQATQEAVILSTCNRTELYCVGDAERIIEWLAEYHKLPVAEIRPYLYTLNSYDTIRHAFRVACGLDSMVLGEPQILGQIKDAVRVAQEQGCMDTWLNALFQKTFSVAKEIRTGTAVGENSVSMAAASVKMAEQIFPSIDELNVLFIGAGEMIELVATYFAARNPKLMTVANRTLPRAQELCEKLGVNAEPCLLAELPDILHDYDVIVSSTASQLPIVGKGMVERALKKRHHMPVFMLDLAVPRDIEAEVGELNDAYLYTVDDMMNIVQTGKEARQKAAAEAETMVEEKVAEFIEWQQSRQSVPLILALRDEGERARRYVLENAMKQLAKGTPPEEVLERLSVQLTNKLLHSPTRTLNKATSQDSGLVDAVAQIYHLKHKK